GGGACATTTATATGCCACTGACGTGGACCCGCTAGAATTACCACGCACTCAAAAACGCTTGGAATCCTTAGGTTATGGCGCCGAAATTTTAACGATTAAACAAATGAACTTTTCTGATATCGATAAAATCGTAGCAGAATCTGGTCCATTGGATTTTGTATTGGCAGATTTAGGGGTCTCCTCGATGCAGATAGACAATCCGGAACGGGGTTTTTCATTTAAAAATGACGGGCCTTTAGATCTGCGTTTAAATCCTGAAAAAGGACTTTCTGCTGCTGAGCGCTTAAAAACAATTCACCAAGATGAATTGGAGGGCATGTTTATCGAAAATGCCGACGAACCGAATGCCGCCCCCATCGCTGCAGCAATTATTGCGCAGCGAAAACAAGGGCACGATATTATAACGACAAAACAACTCCAGGAAGTTATCCAAAATGCCCTTAAATTTATTCCTGGAAGCAACAGCAAAGAAGCCTTTAAGAAAACCTGCCAACGCTGCTTTCAAGCATTGCGAATCGATGTCAATGATGAGTTTGAAGTTTTATATGATTTTTTAGAAAAACTTCCCGCTGTCCTTGCTCCCGGTGGCCGAGTGGCCATTCTTTCTTTTCACTCTGGCGAAGATCGGTTGGTAAAAAAGTCTTTTAAACGGTTTTTCCGCGAAGGAATCTATCATGAAATCGACGGCCCGATTCGACCATCAGCGGAAGAATGTCGTGCTAATGGTCGCGCCCGCTCAGCAAAGTTACGTTGGGCCATTAAGGCTTAATGCGTTCGCTGCTGCAATTGGAACAGCTTTATTTAACCTGTTCCAATTGTGTTTTTCTGGGATAAAATCCAAAACGTTTATAAAAGTCAA
This is a stretch of genomic DNA from Acetobacterium woodii DSM 1030. It encodes these proteins:
- the rsmH gene encoding 16S rRNA (cytosine(1402)-N(4))-methyltransferase RsmH, coding for MTNEEQKHTRRPRYKGTHPKTYKEKYKELQPDKYTETVEKVIRKGSTPAGMHRSICVKEIITFLQIMPGQIGLDATLGFGGHTQELLKCLNSQGHLYATDVDPLELPRTQKRLESLGYGAEILTIKQMNFSDIDKIVAESGPLDFVLADLGVSSMQIDNPERGFSFKNDGPLDLRLNPEKGLSAAERLKTIHQDELEGMFIENADEPNAAPIAAAIIAQRKQGHDIITTKQLQEVIQNALKFIPGSNSKEAFKKTCQRCFQALRIDVNDEFEVLYDFLEKLPAVLAPGGRVAILSFHSGEDRLVKKSFKRFFREGIYHEIDGPIRPSAEECRANGRARSAKLRWAIKA